A region of Sulfurimonas sp. DNA encodes the following proteins:
- a CDS encoding MutS-related protein: protein MLSSDVSSILNNKDRLLTQTYFDLQRYFEEKYGTDTVVFMEIGTFFEVYEINNDEEQIGKAKEIAELLNIQLTKKNKSIIENSDKNPLLAGVPAVSFERYLSRLISEQKHTIVVVKQKGNPPKITRHIAQIISPGTNFEHIVDNDDNYIVSILVDKHKGIYTVGYSAIDVTTGKTWLYETHGTSEDPSYALDEIFNLLNIYRTAEVVLSFLDGVDDQRHVLQYLEIPEHYHYSVNNQRPKIDFQNKLFKEVYQIQSLLSPIEHLDLERSAMISESLAVLIHFVIEHDMHIVQKLNMPRLIDNRRFMYLGNNALEQVGIISKDRNEFTLLKLMDKSSTAIGRRLLKERLLNPIMEKDELERRYNLIEKVSSHTRFLDETMRGIYDLERLARRLNLGRLHPFEMNHVYESMLSVKDLMNYVKKYKIQRTPFHENELDEFLRDISKSIDLDVSRRFTSNTIDENFLKSGVDESVDVLVEENSTILIAFEDIMKKIQQMLESANSNSSKGLVSLGILEKEGYYISLSKNRFSMIEKEFNTQEDFKNFVVKKLTNSVKITSSFTDILSDKIMKNRRKIVILVKDRFVNLQSIYERRYSLLFDRVIAYVSDLDVGVSSSKVAQMYKHSRPMIVDVQSDENFMQIMQLRHPLIEIQERGGIYVPNDIVMGNRNYMDLPHPKTVMLEVDVHDGHDINGVLLYGINSSGKSSLMKSIGIATLMAQSGFFVSAAVMKFSIFDSLFTRIVSKDNLAKGLSTFAVEMLELKNIFNRATVRSLVLGDEISHGTETLSGVAIVSSAIIKLAKLRSLFLFATHLHQLSTMKEITTLDNVVNLHLSVEYDESKDLLLFNRVLQGGSGSSIYGLEFAKSLHMDSEFLEIANKIRKRLANDFDELELLVKKKKSKYNKELYVTKCVICGAMAEDVHHISQRSLADEAGFIGHFHKDNKHNLIPLCKDHHNDIHSGKLKVDGFMMTSNGLELQFEEQMSKLKVTKVIEPEINEKKDDESKEFVLDDW, encoded by the coding sequence ATGCTCTCATCAGATGTAAGTTCTATTTTAAACAATAAAGACAGATTATTGACTCAAACATACTTTGATTTACAAAGATATTTTGAAGAAAAATATGGAACTGATACAGTTGTTTTTATGGAGATAGGAACTTTTTTTGAAGTATATGAAATCAACAATGATGAAGAACAAATTGGTAAAGCAAAAGAGATAGCAGAACTTTTAAATATCCAGCTTACGAAAAAAAATAAAAGCATCATAGAAAACTCAGACAAAAATCCACTTTTAGCAGGTGTACCTGCTGTCTCTTTTGAAAGATACTTAAGCCGTTTGATAAGTGAGCAAAAACACACCATAGTTGTTGTAAAACAAAAAGGTAATCCACCAAAAATAACTAGACACATAGCACAGATAATTTCCCCTGGTACAAACTTTGAGCATATTGTAGATAATGATGATAACTATATAGTTTCTATTTTAGTTGATAAACACAAAGGCATTTACACTGTAGGTTATTCTGCCATAGATGTGACAACTGGAAAGACTTGGCTTTATGAAACTCATGGAACAAGTGAAGACCCATCTTATGCCTTAGATGAGATTTTTAATCTTTTAAACATATATAGAACTGCAGAAGTGGTTTTGAGTTTTTTAGATGGTGTTGATGATCAACGACATGTCTTGCAATACCTTGAAATTCCTGAACATTATCACTACTCTGTAAATAACCAAAGACCTAAGATTGATTTTCAAAACAAGTTATTTAAAGAAGTTTACCAAATCCAATCTCTTCTTTCTCCAATAGAGCATCTAGACCTAGAACGCTCTGCTATGATAAGTGAATCTTTAGCGGTTTTGATTCATTTTGTAATAGAACATGATATGCATATAGTTCAAAAGCTAAATATGCCACGCCTTATAGACAATCGTCGTTTTATGTATCTTGGAAATAATGCACTTGAACAAGTTGGCATAATTTCTAAAGATAGAAATGAGTTTACACTTTTAAAACTTATGGATAAAAGTTCTACTGCTATTGGACGAAGGTTATTAAAAGAAAGACTTCTTAACCCTATTATGGAAAAAGATGAGCTAGAAAGAAGATATAACTTAATAGAGAAAGTATCTTCACATACAAGATTTTTAGATGAAACAATGCGTGGCATCTATGACCTTGAAAGACTTGCTCGTAGATTAAATCTAGGGAGACTTCATCCTTTTGAAATGAACCATGTTTATGAGTCTATGCTAAGTGTTAAAGATTTGATGAACTATGTTAAAAAGTATAAAATTCAACGCACTCCATTTCATGAAAATGAATTAGATGAATTTTTAAGAGATATATCTAAAAGTATAGATTTAGATGTATCAAGACGCTTTACTTCTAACACCATTGATGAGAATTTTTTAAAAAGTGGAGTTGATGAGTCAGTAGATGTTTTAGTTGAAGAAAATTCTACGATTCTTATTGCTTTTGAAGATATTATGAAGAAAATTCAACAGATGCTAGAATCTGCAAACTCAAATAGTTCTAAAGGTTTAGTCTCTCTTGGCATCTTAGAAAAAGAGGGTTATTATATATCTCTTAGTAAAAATCGATTTTCTATGATAGAAAAAGAGTTTAATACTCAAGAAGATTTTAAAAATTTTGTCGTAAAAAAACTTACTAATAGTGTAAAAATAACATCTTCTTTTACAGATATTTTATCTGATAAAATCATGAAAAACCGAAGAAAAATCGTAATTTTAGTAAAAGATAGATTTGTTAATCTTCAAAGCATCTATGAAAGACGCTACTCTTTGCTTTTTGATAGAGTTATAGCTTATGTATCAGATTTAGATGTTGGTGTTAGTTCTTCAAAAGTAGCACAGATGTATAAACACTCTAGACCTATGATAGTTGATGTCCAAAGTGATGAGAATTTTATGCAAATTATGCAACTTAGACATCCTCTTATTGAGATACAAGAAAGAGGTGGCATCTATGTTCCAAATGACATAGTTATGGGAAATCGTAACTATATGGACTTACCACATCCAAAAACTGTTATGCTTGAAGTTGATGTTCATGATGGTCACGATATAAATGGTGTCCTTTTGTACGGTATAAACTCTAGTGGAAAAAGTTCTTTGATGAAGAGTATTGGTATAGCCACGCTTATGGCTCAGTCTGGTTTCTTTGTAAGTGCGGCTGTTATGAAGTTTTCTATTTTTGATTCTCTATTTACGAGAATTGTCTCAAAAGATAACCTTGCTAAAGGGCTTTCTACTTTTGCAGTAGAGATGCTAGAACTTAAAAATATTTTCAACCGTGCAACAGTTCGTTCTCTTGTTTTAGGCGATGAGATAAGTCATGGAACAGAAACACTCTCAGGTGTTGCCATAGTGTCTAGTGCTATTATAAAACTTGCAAAATTGCGTTCACTATTTCTTTTTGCAACTCATCTTCATCAACTCTCAACAATGAAAGAAATTACAACGCTTGATAATGTTGTTAATTTACATTTGAGCGTTGAGTATGATGAGAGCAAAGATTTACTACTTTTCAACAGAGTCTTGCAAGGTGGAAGTGGTAGTAGCATCTATGGTTTAGAGTTTGCAAAATCACTTCACATGGATAGTGAATTTTTAGAAATAGCAAACAAGATAAGAAAAAGACTTGCAAATGATTTTGATGAGTTAGAACTTTTGGTAAAAAAGAAAAAGAGTAAGTATAATAAAGAACTCTATGTAACAAAGTGCGTAATTTGTGGGGCAATGGCGGAAGATGTTCATCATATCTCACAGCGTTCACTAGCCGATGAAGCTGGTTTTATAGGGCATTTTCATAAAGATAATAAGCATAATCTTATTCCATTATGCAAGGATCATCATAATGATATACATAGTGGAAAACTTAAAGTAGATGGTTTTATGATGACATCAAATGGTCTTGAACTTCAGTTTGAAGAGCAGATGAGTAAACTAAAGGTTACTAAGGTTATAGAACCCGAGATAAATGAAAAAAAAGATGATGAATCAAAGGAATTTGTTTTAGATGACTGGTAA
- a CDS encoding HlyD family type I secretion periplasmic adaptor subunit translates to MKHDKNIEYTEKDYDFMNSLSSAILVQSPTKISRVIKIWLITILLFILWASLAEIDEITRGNGDVIPYGQNQIIQNLEGGIVEGILVTEGQLVKKGEVILKINNAKSLSSSITNKMKFQELEAKRLRLFAEANQLDFQDSKTTDLELKKQIKSAKNLYESDKLEFNAKDSGFAEQIEQRKQEYKEAKGKVTSLKKSLRYVSEEISMTEPMVKEGIKSKIDFLKLKREANEIENNIIAAKLSLPRLSSAISEYRHKRIESKQLFINNAKKELNEVTAEISRLKTQQIAFSDQVDRTMVKSPVDGIVQKLFVHTVGGVVKPGADLVEIVPTNEKLYLEIKIKPSDIAFLHPGASAKVKISAYDFAIHGGLEGEVLNISPDTITDKKDNTFYIIHVVTKRNHLGTKENPLNIIPGMTASVDIVTGQKTVMQYILKPILKSKQYVFSER, encoded by the coding sequence ATGAAACATGATAAAAATATAGAGTACACAGAAAAAGATTACGACTTTATGAATAGTCTTAGTTCTGCTATATTAGTTCAATCTCCAACAAAGATTAGTAGAGTTATAAAGATCTGGTTAATCACAATACTTCTTTTTATTCTCTGGGCATCTCTAGCTGAAATAGATGAAATTACTAGAGGTAATGGTGATGTTATACCTTATGGTCAGAATCAAATCATACAAAACTTAGAAGGTGGTATAGTTGAAGGAATTTTAGTCACTGAAGGTCAACTTGTAAAAAAAGGAGAGGTGATTTTAAAAATAAACAATGCAAAATCACTCTCATCTTCAATAACAAATAAAATGAAATTTCAAGAATTAGAAGCAAAAAGACTTAGATTATTTGCAGAAGCAAATCAACTTGATTTTCAAGACTCAAAGACAACAGACCTAGAACTAAAAAAACAAATCAAATCAGCAAAAAATCTTTATGAATCTGATAAACTAGAATTTAACGCCAAAGATAGCGGTTTTGCAGAACAAATAGAGCAAAGGAAACAAGAATATAAAGAAGCCAAAGGAAAAGTAACATCATTAAAAAAATCACTAAGATATGTTAGTGAAGAAATTAGTATGACTGAACCAATGGTAAAAGAAGGTATCAAATCAAAAATTGACTTCTTAAAACTAAAAAGAGAAGCTAATGAGATTGAAAACAATATAATAGCGGCTAAACTATCTCTGCCTCGTCTTTCTTCTGCTATATCAGAGTATAGACATAAGCGCATTGAGTCAAAACAACTATTTATCAATAATGCAAAAAAAGAATTAAATGAGGTTACAGCAGAAATATCTAGACTAAAAACTCAACAAATAGCTTTTAGTGATCAAGTGGATAGAACCATGGTTAAATCTCCTGTAGATGGGATTGTCCAAAAACTTTTTGTTCATACTGTTGGTGGAGTTGTAAAACCTGGGGCAGACTTAGTAGAGATAGTTCCAACAAATGAAAAACTATACTTAGAGATTAAAATAAAACCAAGTGACATAGCATTTTTACATCCAGGAGCATCTGCTAAAGTAAAAATATCTGCTTATGATTTTGCTATTCATGGTGGACTCGAAGGGGAAGTTTTAAATATATCTCCTGATACAATAACCGATAAAAAAGATAATACATTTTATATCATTCATGTTGTAACCAAAAGAAATCATTTAGGAACAAAAGAGAATCCTCTTAATATTATACCGGGAATGACCGCTAGTGTAGATATTGTAACAGGACAAAAAACTGTTATGCAGTATATATTAAAACCTATTTTAAAGTCTAAACAATATGTATTTTCAGAGAGATAA
- a CDS encoding helix-turn-helix transcriptional regulator, which yields MHIILFSSDLNIIDEWKKKSNTIPLIFDNINSLMNMIKELGLKKFILIADYNSVATGINKFISSNTLPEKVIILERVPEITTGKMLISHGIKAYGNSKMLKHHYRQMLEVVENEKIWTYPELTVSLAKRNNNNKLSDEANKLLQNRLTKKEIETIYHILKGLTNDAIANIMSITPRTVKAHTSAIFSKLHVNDKVSLVLLLNN from the coding sequence ATGCATATAATACTTTTTAGTTCAGATTTAAATATTATTGATGAGTGGAAGAAAAAAAGTAATACCATTCCTTTAATATTTGACAACATTAACTCATTGATGAATATGATAAAAGAACTTGGTCTGAAAAAATTTATTTTGATTGCTGATTATAATAGTGTGGCAACTGGCATAAATAAATTTATTTCTTCAAATACTCTACCAGAAAAAGTAATAATTTTAGAAAGAGTTCCAGAAATAACAACTGGTAAAATGCTAATATCTCATGGTATAAAAGCTTATGGTAACTCAAAAATGCTAAAACATCATTATAGACAGATGCTAGAGGTTGTAGAGAATGAAAAGATTTGGACATATCCAGAACTTACGGTGTCCTTAGCAAAAAGAAATAATAATAATAAATTAAGTGACGAAGCTAACAAACTATTGCAAAATAGACTTACAAAAAAAGAGATAGAAACTATCTATCATATTTTAAAAGGTTTAACAAACGATGCTATTGCCAATATAATGTCAATCACACCAAGAACTGTAAAAGCTCATACAAGTGCGATTTTTTCTAAACTGCATGTTAATGACAAAGTATCTTTAGTTTTACTTCTAAATAATTAA
- a CDS encoding Ig-like domain-containing protein: MSKIIGKIASINGVFYVKQANGDLNETLKGSNIYEGDIIVGDSSNKNIDSLIVSMADGYEDVIVMSNHSQLFDSSLVSQEYDKHDTVTEKETIISIKKDLYNDFNEYEIDTASGVESISSFRGVKAIFVEANNGSVDINVEVTESEQDIQEKTDNGNKVDDTVVQVYNNNKSNFIAENVNDAPAIVTITETNHGPIATDDITQIETVYSDDFNDADLDGWSEINFDGRYPANWDVSNGSISEKSDCARGIISHDMGDNSTMTDYKIIVDVDANSGDTHNNYVGITFGYEDSSNYYTVEWVNYSTNYSSYSDYQNFNLVKVEDGVETILDTIYHIDIGSKFNLSVSVSSKDGITVAVNGDNKLSSSVEHPQIETIGLNTFDNDNGIGYDNIVVQNTNATIRNSTDEDSSIIIDVLANDKDVDGDALIVKEIQGQDVSGGKTVNVISTDGNDIVLGTARVVEGKVEFTPSEILQEMNYGENQDVSFEYTVSDGTTSDTGSVTINVTGANDRNTVIDTVGDAKSSAGNDEIIFDANDTLIDGGEGLDTLVMQGDTNIDFSGLSNKILNIETIYLSAGEQNITSLSVYDVLTMTDNDNSLRIDGDTSDSINLDVLGADAQWKLGDFKTDAETGAIYQEVTSGEGDSTVTLEISTDIELII, translated from the coding sequence GTGATCTCAATGAAACTTTAAAAGGTTCTAATATATATGAAGGTGATATTATTGTTGGGGATTCTTCTAATAAGAATATTGACAGCCTAATTGTAAGTATGGCAGATGGATATGAAGATGTTATAGTGATGAGCAATCACTCACAATTATTTGATTCATCTTTAGTTTCACAAGAATATGATAAGCATGATACTGTGACAGAAAAAGAGACTATAATATCTATAAAAAAAGATTTATACAATGATTTTAATGAATACGAGATTGATACAGCATCTGGTGTTGAATCTATTTCCTCATTTCGAGGAGTAAAAGCTATATTTGTTGAGGCTAATAATGGTAGTGTTGATATTAATGTAGAAGTGACCGAAAGTGAACAAGATATTCAAGAAAAAACGGATAATGGCAATAAAGTAGATGATACAGTAGTTCAAGTTTATAATAATAATAAATCAAACTTTATTGCAGAAAATGTAAATGATGCTCCTGCTATAGTTACTATTACAGAGACTAATCATGGACCGATTGCTACAGATGATATTACACAGATTGAAACAGTGTATAGTGATGATTTTAATGATGCTGATTTAGATGGTTGGAGTGAAATAAACTTTGATGGTCGCTATCCTGCTAATTGGGATGTTAGCAATGGTTCTATAAGTGAAAAAAGTGATTGTGCACGAGGTATAATATCTCACGATATGGGTGATAACTCAACTATGACTGACTATAAAATAATTGTTGATGTAGATGCTAATAGTGGCGATACTCATAATAATTATGTGGGAATTACATTTGGGTATGAAGATAGTAGTAATTATTATACTGTTGAATGGGTAAATTACTCAACAAATTATAGTAGTTATTCAGATTACCAAAATTTTAATTTAGTAAAAGTAGAGGATGGAGTTGAAACAATTCTTGATACTATCTACCATATAGATATTGGAAGTAAATTTAATCTATCTGTAAGTGTATCATCTAAAGATGGAATTACAGTAGCTGTAAATGGAGATAATAAATTAAGTTCATCAGTAGAGCATCCTCAGATAGAAACTATTGGATTAAATACTTTTGATAATGACAACGGTATTGGGTATGATAATATAGTAGTACAAAATACAAACGCAACAATTAGAAATAGTACAGATGAAGATAGTTCAATAATAATTGATGTTTTAGCAAATGACAAAGATGTTGATGGAGATGCTCTAATCGTTAAAGAAATTCAAGGTCAAGATGTAAGTGGTGGCAAAACTGTAAATGTAATTTCAACAGATGGAAATGACATAGTGTTAGGAACTGCAAGAGTAGTTGAGGGAAAAGTTGAATTTACTCCAAGTGAGATTCTACAGGAGATGAATTATGGAGAGAATCAAGATGTTTCATTTGAATATACTGTAAGTGATGGCACTACTTCAGATACCGGTAGTGTAACCATTAATGTTACAGGTGCAAATGATAGAAATACTGTAATTGATACAGTTGGAGATGCTAAGTCTAGTGCAGGAAATGATGAGATAATCTTTGATGCTAATGATACTTTAATAGATGGGGGAGAAGGACTTGACACTTTAGTTATGCAAGGAGATACGAATATTGATTTTAGTGGATTATCTAATAAAATTTTAAATATAGAGACTATTTATTTAAGTGCAGGTGAGCAAAATATAACTTCATTAAGCGTTTATGACGTTTTAACAATGACAGATAATGATAATAGTCTTCGCATAGATGGAGATACTTCTGATAGTATAAATCTTGATGTATTAGGTGCAGATGCCCAGTGGAAACTGGGTGATTTTAAAACAGATGCTGAAACAGGTGCAATTTATCAAGAAGTTACAAGTGGAGAAGGTGATAGTACAGTTACTCTTGAAATAAGTACAGATATAGAGTTAATTATTTAG
- a CDS encoding TolC family outer membrane protein, which yields MKLKLFLSTILIYSLNAQDLKTTVNEVLSTNPIILERLKNYTSTKEDITSAKSGYYPKLELSLGGGMEKSERKDVNAITTLRDEDNNPIDSLSLSVYQNSLTYTQNLFEGFQTLHRVEAQEHRTLSAAYSYIEKVNNTSFEMVNTYLQVMKNRELLDTEKANVKINLEIFSKVQKLYDAGLTTLSEVNKIESSLSLAMSNLVVQENTLEDTIYNLQRVLGRTLNPDEMIRPELTTTLPKSLDEAKEFALQNNPSLLVIKYNIKFAQASYKEKKAPFYPSIDIEISQSMNKNLSGVHGDDVRFRAMAYLKYNFFNGFADNAALQKSLSTLYQEQESKNISKRLVIEGLSLSWASNKKLREQLVHLKNYKKFSLKTLTLYSKEYDLGKRSLLDLLSAQNDFIGSKAQIINTQYSMLFARYRILDAMGTLVGAVVDDNSIVYSNVNLSR from the coding sequence ATGAAATTAAAACTATTTTTAAGCACCATACTTATTTACTCGCTTAATGCACAAGACTTGAAAACAACCGTAAATGAAGTTTTATCTACTAATCCAATTATATTAGAAAGATTAAAAAATTATACCTCTACAAAAGAAGATATTACAAGTGCAAAGTCAGGTTACTATCCAAAACTAGAGTTGTCTCTTGGCGGTGGTATGGAGAAAAGTGAGAGAAAAGATGTAAATGCGATAACTACTCTTAGAGATGAAGATAACAATCCTATTGACTCTTTAAGTTTGAGTGTTTATCAAAACTCTTTAACATATACACAAAATCTTTTTGAAGGTTTTCAAACGCTACATAGAGTAGAAGCTCAAGAGCATAGAACACTTTCAGCTGCCTACAGTTACATAGAAAAAGTAAATAATACTTCCTTTGAAATGGTTAATACTTACTTGCAAGTAATGAAAAATAGAGAACTACTAGATACTGAAAAAGCAAATGTAAAAATAAACTTAGAGATATTTTCTAAGGTACAAAAACTATATGATGCAGGTTTAACAACACTTTCTGAAGTAAATAAAATTGAATCTTCACTTTCCTTGGCAATGTCAAATTTAGTAGTCCAAGAAAATACTTTAGAAGATACTATTTATAATCTACAAAGAGTTCTTGGAAGAACTTTAAATCCAGATGAAATGATAAGACCAGAGTTAACAACAACTCTTCCAAAAAGCCTAGATGAAGCTAAAGAGTTTGCACTACAAAACAACCCATCTCTTTTAGTCATTAAATATAATATAAAGTTTGCACAAGCTTCTTACAAAGAGAAAAAAGCACCTTTTTATCCTTCTATTGATATAGAAATATCTCAATCTATGAACAAAAATTTAAGTGGAGTTCATGGTGATGATGTTAGGTTTCGTGCCATGGCATACTTAAAATATAACTTTTTTAATGGTTTTGCAGACAATGCAGCCTTACAAAAAAGTTTAAGCACACTCTATCAAGAACAAGAATCAAAAAATATATCAAAAAGACTAGTTATTGAAGGTTTAAGTCTGTCTTGGGCATCAAATAAAAAATTGAGAGAACAACTTGTTCATCTAAAAAACTACAAAAAGTTTTCACTTAAAACTCTCACTCTATACTCAAAAGAGTATGATTTAGGAAAACGCTCACTTTTAGATCTTTTATCTGCACAAAATGATTTTATAGGCTCAAAAGCACAAATAATAAATACTCAATACAGTATGCTTTTTGCAAGATATAGAATACTAGATGCTATGGGAACTTTAGTTGGTGCTGTTGTTGATGATAACAGTATTGTTTATTCAAATGTTAATTTATCAAGATGA
- a CDS encoding type I secretion system permease/ATPase: MLITNADNLRMDALLDCLVLFTKLYHKPFSAEALTAGLPIEPGAEAPELFSINNAKGLFSRAARKAGLKSSLIKRPLSQISPLQLPMIILLSNQSACILDRFSDDEKQIKIIMPAEEAIEQWVDTDVLEDEYIGFGFMVKKAFEYNDENSRTLNINQKHWFWSTIKLSTGMYKDVLYASLLINLFVLASPLFTMNVYDRVVPNNAIETLWVFALGVSIIYILDTFLKFTRTYLLESAAKKSDIIMSSIIFEKVLNLKMANHPSSVGSFSSNLKDFDSIRSFLTNATMAAVIDLPFAVIFLAVIAYIGGSIVAIPMLTMFLILTYAIIIKKPLRQSIESTHEASAKKSSILIETLNNIETLKTLGTLNQVQYKWEESTGEIAGKSLKSRLLSASIPTITQLLIQLNTVMIIVYGVYLIHDFELSMGGLIAIVILTSRTLAPMGQVAALLTNYEDTKTSYETINEIISQPSERPDGKKFVERPDFKGHIEFVDVTFSYPNCDVLSLKNISFEIRPGEHVAIIGRIGSGKSTIQKLILGLYEPDSGQIRIDGIDIKQIDPADLRKNIGYVSQDIMLFRGTVKENIIYRATHVNDSAMIRAANISGASEFIKKHPKGYEMPIGERGLGLSGGQRQSIGIARAFLLKAPIMLMDEPCNAMDQITEENLLKSLSKNLKDTTSLLVTQKMTLLKIIERVIVINDGKIFIDAPKQEALKQLQDGGK; this comes from the coding sequence ATGCTAATTACAAATGCTGATAACTTAAGAATGGATGCCTTGCTTGATTGCTTGGTTCTATTTACAAAACTTTATCACAAACCATTTTCTGCAGAAGCTCTAACAGCTGGTCTTCCGATAGAACCAGGTGCAGAAGCACCTGAACTTTTTTCTATTAACAATGCTAAAGGACTTTTTTCTCGTGCTGCGAGAAAGGCAGGTTTAAAGTCGAGTCTTATTAAAAGACCACTATCTCAAATATCTCCTTTACAACTACCGATGATAATACTTCTTTCAAATCAAAGTGCTTGTATATTAGATAGATTTAGTGATGATGAAAAACAGATAAAGATTATCATGCCAGCCGAAGAAGCAATAGAACAATGGGTTGATACGGATGTACTTGAAGATGAGTATATTGGTTTTGGTTTTATGGTTAAAAAAGCTTTTGAGTACAATGATGAGAATTCAAGAACACTAAACATAAATCAAAAACATTGGTTTTGGAGTACTATAAAACTATCTACTGGTATGTATAAAGATGTACTATATGCTTCACTACTTATAAACCTTTTTGTTTTAGCATCTCCACTTTTTACTATGAATGTTTATGACAGAGTTGTTCCAAATAATGCTATAGAAACCTTATGGGTTTTTGCACTTGGTGTTAGTATTATTTATATACTCGATACATTTTTAAAGTTTACAAGAACTTACCTCCTAGAAAGTGCTGCAAAGAAGAGTGATATTATCATGTCTTCTATCATCTTTGAAAAAGTATTAAACCTAAAAATGGCAAATCATCCATCATCAGTAGGTTCTTTTTCTAGTAATCTAAAAGATTTTGATTCCATTAGAAGTTTTCTAACAAATGCTACTATGGCTGCTGTAATAGACCTTCCATTTGCTGTAATATTTTTAGCTGTAATTGCTTATATTGGGGGAAGTATCGTTGCAATTCCTATGTTAACAATGTTTTTAATTCTTACTTATGCCATCATTATCAAAAAACCTTTGCGTCAAAGCATAGAAAGTACACATGAGGCAAGTGCAAAGAAAAGCTCTATTCTCATAGAGACTCTTAACAATATAGAAACACTAAAAACTTTAGGTACTTTAAACCAAGTTCAATACAAATGGGAAGAATCAACAGGAGAAATAGCAGGAAAAAGTTTAAAGTCTCGTTTGCTTTCTGCATCTATACCAACAATAACTCAACTTCTAATTCAGTTAAATACTGTAATGATTATAGTTTATGGTGTTTATCTTATACATGATTTTGAACTTTCTATGGGTGGTTTAATTGCGATAGTAATACTAACTTCAAGAACTCTAGCACCAATGGGACAAGTTGCGGCACTTTTAACAAACTATGAAGATACAAAAACATCTTATGAAACTATAAATGAAATAATTTCTCAACCAAGTGAAAGACCTGATGGGAAAAAATTTGTTGAGCGACCTGACTTTAAAGGTCATATAGAGTTTGTTGATGTAACATTTTCATATCCAAACTGTGATGTTCTTTCTCTAAAAAATATATCTTTTGAAATTAGACCTGGAGAGCATGTAGCAATAATTGGTCGTATTGGCTCAGGTAAAAGTACAATACAGAAGTTAATCTTGGGTCTTTATGAACCTGATTCTGGTCAGATACGCATAGATGGGATTGATATAAAGCAGATTGATCCAGCTGATTTAAGAAAAAATATTGGTTATGTTTCTCAAGACATTATGCTGTTTCGTGGAACAGTAAAAGAAAACATCATTTATAGAGCAACTCATGTAAATGACTCTGCAATGATTAGAGCAGCAAATATTAGTGGTGCTTCAGAGTTTATAAAAAAACATCCTAAAGGTTACGAGATGCCTATTGGGGAAAGAGGCTTAGGGTTATCTGGTGGACAAAGACAAAGCATAGGAATTGCTAGAGCTTTTTTACTAAAGGCTCCTATAATGCTTATGGATGAACCATGTAATGCAATGGATCAGATAACCGAAGAAAATCTACTCAAAAGCTTATCTAAAAATCTAAAAGACACGACTTCTTTGCTTGTAACGCAAAAGATGACTCTTTTAAAAATAATAGAGAGAGTTATAGTAATAAACGATGGTAAGATTTTCATTGATGCTCCAAAACAAGAAGCACTAAAACAACTCCAAGATGGAGGTAAATAA